One Acidobacteriota bacterium genomic window carries:
- a CDS encoding helix-turn-helix transcriptional regulator, translated as MGKSYLSYSVAVILQALDNGYIYGFDIMDITGLPSGTVYPALRRLEENGFVRSKWEKHAVAQAELRPPRKYYELTKAGKTMLTEAVSRYRLLDQSPLATREPKEAD; from the coding sequence ATGGGCAAGAGTTACCTTTCGTATTCGGTCGCGGTCATTTTGCAGGCCTTGGACAATGGCTACATCTATGGCTTCGACATTATGGACATCACGGGTTTGCCGAGCGGCACGGTCTATCCGGCCTTGCGGCGCCTGGAAGAGAACGGCTTCGTGCGGTCGAAATGGGAAAAGCACGCCGTCGCGCAAGCCGAACTGCGTCCCCCGCGCAAATACTACGAACTGACCAAGGCCGGGAAAACGATGTTGACCGAAGCGGTCAGTCGTTACCGGTTACTGGACCAATCACCGCTCGCTACGCGCGAGCCGAAAGAAGCTGACTGA